The following coding sequences are from one Halobacteria archaeon AArc-dxtr1 window:
- a CDS encoding acyl--CoA ligase has protein sequence MSASESRDNNFTAAFDGGVVPDPSTTAFIDAATGEQITHGEFTTRVSTAGAVLRDVGVSRGDRVALFFPNELTYLAVFFGAMRIGAVPVPVNIQLPQDTVEYVVDDSGAALAVTSGTESVAETAVAAADACDRVQTLFVDGPPGSVVGTSGGDRLSADVDVRSLPDAMAAAEANAAPAAVASDDPAMQPYTSGSTGKPKGVVLTHGGVAWNTHTVGDAWLLDSDERGLAATPLYHKNAMPGVKALLERGGSTVVMDGFEPEAVLRAIDRYDVTFITGVPAMFKMLLAERNAVAKHDLSTLSFAICGSAPVSPELHGRFSDTFDAPLLEAYGLTEGGPVVSLTPRWGINKPGSTGLSVPGCETIVVDAETGEPVGSGTVGELLVSNPGVGRYHDRPEENERAFEERDGRTFLRTGDLATKDADGYHSIVGRVDDMMIVGGENVYPTEVEDLLLTHDAVADVAVVAAPHEMKGEAPVAFVVVDESGAEPNTTEETIKQYALTNGPAYAHPRRVFFVDDLPLTGTEKVDRQRLEADAENRLDGAL, from the coding sequence ATGTCGGCGTCCGAGTCACGAGACAACAACTTCACGGCCGCATTCGACGGAGGCGTAGTCCCCGATCCGTCGACGACGGCCTTCATCGACGCGGCGACGGGTGAGCAAATCACGCACGGCGAGTTTACGACTCGCGTCTCGACGGCCGGCGCTGTGCTCCGCGACGTTGGCGTCAGCCGCGGCGACAGGGTGGCCCTCTTTTTCCCGAACGAACTCACGTATCTCGCCGTCTTCTTCGGAGCGATGCGAATCGGCGCCGTTCCCGTGCCGGTCAACATCCAGCTTCCCCAGGACACCGTCGAATACGTCGTTGACGACAGTGGCGCCGCGTTAGCCGTCACGAGCGGGACGGAGTCGGTCGCCGAGACGGCCGTCGCCGCGGCCGACGCCTGTGATCGCGTCCAGACGTTGTTCGTCGACGGTCCGCCGGGATCGGTGGTTGGGACGTCTGGTGGCGACCGTCTCTCCGCCGATGTCGACGTTCGCTCCTTGCCCGACGCGATGGCTGCGGCCGAAGCCAACGCCGCACCCGCTGCTGTCGCGTCGGACGATCCGGCGATGCAGCCCTATACAAGCGGCTCGACCGGCAAACCGAAGGGTGTGGTCCTCACCCACGGCGGTGTCGCCTGGAACACCCACACCGTTGGCGATGCCTGGCTCCTCGATTCGGATGAACGGGGGCTCGCCGCCACGCCGCTGTATCACAAGAACGCGATGCCGGGCGTGAAGGCCTTACTCGAGCGCGGGGGCAGCACCGTCGTCATGGACGGCTTCGAGCCCGAGGCGGTCCTCCGGGCGATCGATCGCTACGACGTTACGTTCATCACCGGCGTCCCGGCGATGTTCAAGATGTTGCTCGCAGAGCGCAATGCGGTCGCCAAGCACGATCTCTCGACGCTCTCCTTTGCGATCTGTGGCAGCGCGCCGGTCTCTCCCGAACTCCACGGCCGCTTTTCGGACACGTTCGACGCCCCGCTGCTCGAGGCCTACGGGCTGACCGAGGGTGGCCCCGTCGTCTCGCTTACCCCACGCTGGGGGATCAACAAACCCGGCAGCACCGGACTCTCCGTGCCCGGCTGTGAGACCATCGTCGTCGACGCCGAGACCGGCGAGCCAGTCGGGTCCGGTACCGTCGGCGAACTCCTCGTCTCGAACCCCGGCGTCGGGCGGTACCACGACCGTCCCGAGGAGAACGAGCGTGCCTTCGAGGAGCGTGACGGTCGCACCTTCCTCCGAACCGGCGACCTCGCGACGAAGGACGCGGACGGCTACCACTCGATCGTCGGGCGCGTCGACGACATGATGATCGTCGGCGGTGAGAACGTCTACCCGACGGAGGTCGAGGACCTACTGTTGACCCACGACGCTGTCGCGGACGTGGCCGTCGTCGCCGCTCCCCACGAGATGAAAGGAGAAGCGCCAGTTGCGTTCGTCGTGGTCGACGAATCGGGGGCTGAACCGAACACCACCGAGGAGACGATCAAGCAGTACGCGCTTACGAACGGCCCCGCCTACGCCCACCCCCGACGGGTGTTCTTCGTCGACGACCTTCCGCTGACCGGAACTGAGAAGGTCGATCGACAGCGCCTCGAGGCCGACGCCGAGAATCGACTCGACGGCGCGCTCTAG
- a CDS encoding DUF1080 domain-containing protein, translating to MSDDRPVWIGGSDGGIEGETNPTLALIAGREYVVELTNADGRPHSFAIEDESGEIVFESAVLQEAGATEIVEFTATEEMAGYRCGNHPEEMHGDAIVYDAGDFEEGGRVEPAADAESASTARRRAVQTAGAVGIAGLVAGCLHVETGFTVSDLDPEEASVEQGESLDVSATITNVGEEDDTQTVELRIDDEVVDSQTISLEGADEDAAADVDASSLSSDTESVPSHVVNETTVTFEDVDTGDIDPGEYVHAIATEDDEATGTLTVEEATEETSWHRDIDVTVHPDEATDWDNYEVTKLLDQDDFMDIEVAPDGRVFYITRGHFNTGTGEGPFQVGYVDPDSGEQEMVFERETLFGIAGTSGVDTNSREAGGQGIAFDPDFENNGYVYIHYDPPLDEMDDIGPSPYDEFWDGEVGYFGYKLVSRFELTGGEIDPDSETEIIRIPWQYDGCCHHGGAVEFGPDGNLWLSLGDNSEIVSDYSPLDDRESQHPAYDAGRTSSNTADLRGSILRITPEEDGGYSIPDGNLKEVHEERTGKTFDEEEFKPEIFSMGYRNPYVVTVDEHTGSLFTATYSPGYGSWASSERGPSGIAGFRLICEPDYAGWPYFQGYYAYRRYDHDSGELGQPYWIDNPRNDSRNNTGIEELPPYEPDLIWQPQNGQDTLEHYEAPAWADMPRPGEVSWPEIQGSGGNNAGPTYRYHEEYGEHALPPFFEGKQFAITSYGTHQSIWYITFDEDGELELNEFLPDAPWVGQTPHHMEISPDGRAYVTNYGDGFYQIEYHGPQPEYQPPPEEEWPDRVEPSEDGLGAEPPEDATVLWDGDQATLDDWEHSDWSPSGEQPTGADPVWIEEDGYFETVPDSGDLRPEIDGVGEEIGDCHLHLEWRLPEDVEDTGNSGVFMMERYEIQILDDGDWNPDQLAGSYYLADDPHVLPLRPRGEWNEFDIFWRTPEFDDGEVVRYPQLTVFFNGVPTKYHFDVPGPNWGGINDFDDEEFGHPMTDDGEFADEWPFFLQEHGDVVQFRNIWYRDLPERPVEIDEPGDLPTYDTSAGEGEPERIDAGGPGTTGEPPEDADVLIDDALTLSSGDGDWESDDEYGDCQLHLEYRIPEDADGEGPWRGDSGVLMVGNYEINIVDTHDNPVEADQWAGAYTHQAPPHHDATREPGEWQQLDILWQSPRFEDGELASPAQVTALLNGVAVQTRLEVAGPNNGLAVREYAPRGERPLRIRESSDDVEIQNTWVRPFESDEVDDGNGLGELSMPYGLDAGGNETEGDIEIDGLAFDRSVDDSQFVATTGDVNTSAPGFGDTPEPEELEFEGTDHDLLYASEIHGEEFGFEIDVPDGIYDVTLHFSEWPYFEDDQVPRLQDVYVQDEQVLAEYELLRGEAQVETFEEVAVNDGELTIGIEVHPDSEDPYARLNGLEIHRVEGISTPYGLDAGGVDTADDVEIDGLAFDRSPDDNPYVSTSGGVTPSAADPDEVEFEGTDHDLLYTSELSEEAFGIDVEIEDGVYDVTLHFSDWPYFDPEDDLRLQNVSLQGETVLEEYRCEPGVAHPETFEGVEVTDGELSIELESHPDTEDPNAKLNGLEIHDADDEENGDDDDDIPEDAIEPGTTIDLDGQTTGWVGISPDEIEGDQNPTLVLAEGEEYTIGWSEGDGGNHNIEIRDEDGDVVDDLETELTGEPGDDQWLTFEASEEMAFYRCFPHASMEGEIDVR from the coding sequence TTGAGCGACGATCGGCCCGTCTGGATCGGCGGAAGCGATGGAGGGATCGAAGGCGAGACGAACCCCACACTCGCGCTGATCGCCGGCCGAGAGTACGTCGTCGAGTTGACCAACGCCGACGGCCGTCCCCACAGCTTCGCGATCGAAGACGAATCGGGCGAGATCGTCTTCGAATCCGCGGTCCTCCAGGAGGCAGGTGCGACGGAAATCGTCGAGTTCACCGCCACCGAGGAGATGGCCGGGTATCGATGCGGAAACCACCCCGAAGAGATGCACGGGGATGCGATCGTCTACGATGCCGGCGACTTCGAGGAGGGCGGCAGGGTCGAGCCTGCCGCAGACGCTGAGAGCGCAAGTACCGCGCGGCGCCGTGCCGTCCAGACCGCCGGAGCAGTGGGGATCGCTGGGCTGGTCGCTGGCTGTCTCCACGTCGAGACCGGCTTCACGGTGAGCGATCTCGATCCCGAGGAGGCTTCCGTCGAGCAGGGCGAGTCGCTCGACGTGTCGGCGACGATCACCAACGTCGGTGAGGAAGACGACACGCAGACGGTCGAGCTCCGCATCGACGACGAGGTCGTCGATAGCCAGACCATCTCGCTCGAGGGCGCCGACGAGGATGCCGCCGCTGACGTCGACGCCAGTTCTCTCAGTTCAGATACGGAGAGTGTCCCGTCACACGTCGTTAATGAGACGACTGTCACGTTCGAGGACGTCGACACCGGCGACATCGATCCCGGCGAGTACGTGCACGCGATTGCCACCGAGGACGACGAGGCGACCGGCACGCTCACCGTCGAGGAAGCAACCGAAGAGACCAGCTGGCACCGCGATATCGACGTGACGGTCCACCCAGATGAAGCGACCGACTGGGACAACTACGAGGTCACAAAACTCCTCGACCAGGACGACTTCATGGACATTGAGGTCGCCCCCGACGGCCGCGTCTTCTACATCACCCGCGGCCACTTCAACACCGGCACCGGCGAAGGCCCGTTCCAGGTCGGCTACGTCGACCCGGACAGCGGAGAGCAAGAGATGGTCTTCGAACGCGAAACCCTCTTCGGGATCGCTGGCACCAGCGGCGTCGACACCAACTCTCGAGAAGCCGGCGGCCAGGGCATCGCGTTCGACCCCGACTTCGAGAACAACGGCTACGTCTACATCCACTACGACCCGCCACTAGACGAGATGGACGACATCGGCCCGAGCCCGTACGACGAGTTCTGGGACGGTGAAGTCGGGTACTTCGGCTACAAGCTCGTCTCGCGGTTCGAGCTCACCGGCGGCGAGATCGACCCCGACTCCGAAACCGAGATTATCCGCATCCCGTGGCAGTACGACGGTTGCTGTCACCATGGCGGCGCCGTCGAATTCGGTCCGGACGGAAACCTTTGGCTCTCACTCGGCGACAACTCCGAGATCGTCTCGGACTACTCGCCGCTTGACGATCGAGAGAGTCAGCATCCAGCCTACGACGCCGGACGAACGTCCTCGAACACGGCCGATCTGCGCGGGAGCATCCTCCGGATCACCCCCGAGGAGGACGGCGGCTACTCGATCCCGGACGGCAACCTGAAAGAGGTCCACGAGGAGCGTACCGGCAAGACGTTCGACGAGGAAGAGTTTAAGCCGGAAATCTTCTCGATGGGGTACCGCAACCCGTACGTCGTCACCGTCGACGAGCACACGGGGTCTCTCTTTACCGCGACATACTCCCCCGGCTACGGCTCCTGGGCGAGCAGTGAGCGCGGCCCATCGGGAATCGCCGGCTTCCGGCTCATCTGCGAACCCGATTATGCCGGCTGGCCGTACTTCCAGGGCTACTACGCCTACCGGCGATACGATCACGACAGTGGCGAACTGGGTCAGCCCTACTGGATCGACAACCCTCGCAACGACTCGCGCAACAATACCGGAATCGAGGAACTACCGCCGTACGAGCCAGACCTGATCTGGCAGCCCCAGAACGGGCAGGATACCCTCGAACATTACGAGGCGCCAGCGTGGGCGGACATGCCCCGCCCGGGTGAGGTAAGCTGGCCGGAGATTCAGGGATCGGGTGGTAACAACGCCGGCCCCACCTACCGGTACCACGAGGAGTACGGTGAGCACGCACTGCCGCCGTTCTTCGAGGGCAAGCAGTTCGCCATCACCTCCTACGGGACCCACCAGAGCATCTGGTACATCACGTTCGACGAGGACGGAGAGCTGGAACTCAACGAGTTCCTTCCGGACGCCCCTTGGGTTGGCCAGACGCCCCACCACATGGAGATTAGTCCCGACGGACGAGCCTACGTGACGAACTACGGCGACGGCTTCTACCAGATCGAGTACCACGGACCGCAACCAGAGTACCAGCCGCCACCGGAAGAAGAGTGGCCCGACCGCGTCGAGCCCAGCGAAGACGGGCTCGGAGCCGAGCCGCCTGAAGACGCGACGGTGCTCTGGGACGGTGACCAGGCCACTCTGGACGACTGGGAGCACTCCGACTGGTCGCCCAGCGGCGAGCAACCGACCGGTGCCGACCCAGTCTGGATCGAAGAGGACGGCTACTTCGAGACCGTCCCGGATTCGGGCGATCTCCGTCCAGAGATCGACGGGGTCGGCGAGGAGATAGGCGACTGTCACCTCCACCTCGAGTGGCGACTGCCCGAAGACGTCGAAGACACCGGCAACAGCGGCGTCTTCATGATGGAGCGCTACGAGATCCAGATCCTCGACGACGGCGACTGGAACCCGGATCAGTTGGCTGGGTCGTACTACTTAGCCGACGATCCGCACGTGCTTCCGCTTCGACCGCGCGGCGAGTGGAACGAGTTCGACATCTTCTGGCGAACGCCAGAGTTCGACGACGGTGAGGTGGTGCGGTATCCGCAGCTGACGGTGTTCTTCAACGGCGTTCCGACGAAGTACCACTTCGATGTGCCGGGTCCAAACTGGGGTGGCATCAACGACTTCGACGACGAGGAGTTCGGTCATCCGATGACGGACGACGGCGAGTTCGCCGATGAGTGGCCCTTCTTCCTTCAGGAGCACGGTGATGTCGTCCAGTTCCGCAACATCTGGTACCGCGACCTGCCGGAACGACCGGTCGAGATCGACGAACCGGGCGATCTACCCACGTACGACACTTCCGCCGGCGAAGGCGAGCCCGAACGGATCGATGCGGGCGGACCCGGAACGACCGGCGAGCCGCCCGAGGACGCAGACGTCCTCATCGACGATGCGCTCACCCTGTCGTCCGGCGACGGCGACTGGGAGAGCGACGACGAGTACGGCGACTGCCAGCTCCACCTCGAGTACCGCATCCCCGAGGATGCCGACGGCGAGGGGCCGTGGCGCGGCGATAGCGGCGTTCTGATGGTCGGCAACTACGAGATCAACATCGTCGACACCCACGACAACCCGGTCGAGGCAGACCAGTGGGCCGGCGCCTACACGCATCAAGCCCCGCCCCACCACGACGCGACCCGCGAGCCCGGCGAGTGGCAACAGCTCGACATCCTCTGGCAGTCGCCGCGGTTCGAGGACGGCGAGCTCGCGAGCCCGGCGCAGGTAACGGCCCTGCTCAACGGCGTGGCCGTCCAGACGCGTCTCGAAGTCGCCGGCCCCAACAACGGACTGGCCGTGCGGGAGTACGCCCCACGCGGCGAACGGCCGCTTCGGATCCGCGAAAGCAGCGACGACGTAGAGATCCAAAACACCTGGGTCCGCCCGTTTGAATCCGACGAGGTCGACGACGGGAACGGACTGGGCGAGCTGTCGATGCCATACGGGTTAGACGCTGGCGGGAACGAGACAGAGGGAGACATCGAGATCGACGGGCTGGCGTTCGACCGGTCGGTCGACGACAGCCAGTTCGTCGCTACTACCGGCGACGTAAACACCTCCGCACCCGGATTCGGCGACACGCCAGAGCCCGAAGAGCTCGAGTTCGAGGGTACCGATCACGACCTGCTGTACGCCAGCGAGATCCACGGCGAGGAGTTCGGTTTCGAGATCGACGTTCCGGATGGCATCTACGACGTGACGCTTCACTTCTCGGAGTGGCCGTACTTCGAGGACGACCAGGTGCCACGCCTGCAAGACGTCTACGTGCAGGACGAGCAGGTCTTAGCGGAGTACGAATTACTACGCGGGGAGGCACAGGTCGAAACGTTCGAGGAGGTCGCGGTCAACGACGGCGAACTCACGATCGGGATCGAGGTCCACCCCGACTCGGAGGATCCATACGCCCGACTCAACGGGCTGGAAATTCACCGAGTCGAGGGCATTTCGACGCCGTACGGGTTAGACGCTGGCGGCGTCGACACCGCCGACGACGTCGAGATCGACGGACTGGCGTTCGACCGATCTCCAGACGACAACCCGTACGTCTCCACGTCCGGCGGGGTGACTCCCTCCGCGGCGGATCCCGACGAGGTGGAGTTCGAAGGCACCGACCACGACCTGCTGTACACGAGCGAGCTAAGCGAGGAAGCGTTCGGGATTGATGTCGAGATCGAAGACGGCGTCTACGACGTCACGCTTCACTTCTCCGACTGGCCGTACTTCGACCCCGAGGACGACCTCCGATTGCAGAACGTCTCCCTGCAAGGCGAGACGGTCTTAGAGGAGTACCGGTGCGAGCCGGGCGTCGCACATCCGGAGACGTTCGAAGGCGTCGAGGTCACCGACGGCGAGTTGTCGATCGAACTCGAGTCCCACCCCGACACCGAAGATCCCAACGCGAAACTGAACGGGTTGGAGATCCACGACGCGGACGACGAGGAAAACGGTGATGACGATGACGACATTCCCGAGGACGCGATCGAGCCGGGGACGACGATCGATCTGGACGGGCAGACAACTGGCTGGGTCGGCATCTCGCCCGACGAGATCGAGGGTGACCAGAACCCAACGCTCGTCCTCGCCGAGGGCGAGGAGTATACGATCGGCTGGAGCGAAGGTGACGGTGGAAACCACAACATCGAGATCCGTGACGAGGACGGCGATGTCGTCGACGACCTCGAAACGGAGTTGACGGGCGAACCCGGCGACGACCAGTGGCTGACGTTCGAGGCCAGCGAGGAGATGGCCTTCTACCGTTGCTTCCCGCACGCGAGCATGGAGGGTGAGATCGACGTTCGGTAA
- a CDS encoding pirin family protein, translating into MVDEPILHSAADVVHPGGMRADRLFPTDAQAHFDPFVVFEHFHIEPSQGFDTHPHRGFEIVSYMLDGEMAHADSMGHESVAGPGDAMRITTGSGMTHSELPAGEGGCSGLQLWINLPREAKSVEPSYQDASPADLPVTARDGATVRTVVGDGSPIELHTPVTYEDVDIDSSWRWEVPAEWNGFLFALSGSGAVDGRAIEAGEYVLAPADESLSVETDAGVRLVAVAGRPHDEAIRHRGPFVE; encoded by the coding sequence ATGGTAGACGAACCGATCCTGCACTCGGCCGCGGACGTCGTCCACCCGGGTGGCATGCGTGCCGACCGGCTCTTTCCGACTGACGCCCAGGCACACTTCGACCCCTTCGTCGTCTTCGAGCACTTTCACATCGAGCCGTCACAGGGATTCGACACCCATCCCCACCGCGGCTTCGAGATCGTGAGCTACATGCTCGATGGAGAGATGGCCCACGCAGACTCGATGGGACACGAGAGCGTCGCTGGCCCCGGCGACGCGATGCGAATCACGACCGGCAGCGGAATGACTCACTCCGAACTGCCCGCTGGAGAGGGCGGTTGCAGCGGTCTCCAGCTGTGGATCAACCTTCCGCGGGAGGCGAAATCAGTCGAGCCATCGTATCAGGACGCCTCCCCGGCAGACCTCCCCGTCACAGCGCGCGACGGCGCGACGGTACGGACGGTGGTCGGCGATGGCTCTCCGATCGAGCTCCACACGCCCGTCACCTACGAGGACGTCGACATCGACTCCTCGTGGCGCTGGGAGGTCCCGGCGGAGTGGAACGGCTTTCTGTTCGCCCTCTCGGGGTCGGGAGCCGTCGACGGACGAGCGATCGAGGCTGGTGAGTACGTCCTCGCTCCCGCTGACGAATCACTCTCGGTCGAAACGGACGCCGGCGTTCGGCTCGTCGCCGTCGCCGGGCGTCCCCACGACGAGGCGATCCGTCATCGCGGTCCGTTCGTGGAGTGA
- a CDS encoding sugar phosphate isomerase/epimerase, giving the protein MEIGLTVGDSIDRLEATIEPFDMAEFSIGEGTDPTEIDVDRLTECLDDADADLCVHLPFKQVVATPVAEINDAIVAYLGRLLEWAGDVGAEKAVLHGTTRNPHDTDLRPTFVEQLEAISSAGADAGVEVVIENVGHQKLGLPLTVLGDLARESETPVCFDVGHAYMEDGDDGVDRFLSRYGDLVSHLHVHDVRSRGDTHLPIGAGEIDYGIVTEHLAGFDGTVAVEVFTDDVPLLRDTARRAVAALEDRS; this is encoded by the coding sequence ATGGAGATCGGGCTCACCGTCGGCGATTCGATCGATCGACTCGAGGCCACTATCGAGCCGTTCGACATGGCGGAGTTCTCTATCGGCGAAGGGACCGACCCTACCGAGATCGACGTAGACCGGCTCACGGAGTGCCTCGACGACGCGGACGCCGACCTCTGCGTACACCTTCCGTTCAAACAGGTCGTGGCCACACCGGTCGCGGAGATCAACGACGCAATCGTCGCGTACCTGGGACGACTCCTCGAGTGGGCCGGGGACGTCGGTGCCGAGAAAGCCGTCCTCCACGGCACGACGCGGAATCCACACGACACCGACCTGCGCCCAACGTTCGTCGAGCAACTCGAGGCGATCTCGTCGGCCGGCGCGGACGCCGGTGTGGAGGTCGTCATCGAAAACGTCGGCCACCAGAAGCTGGGCTTGCCACTGACCGTCCTCGGCGATCTCGCGCGGGAGTCCGAAACGCCGGTCTGTTTCGACGTCGGTCACGCCTACATGGAGGACGGAGATGACGGCGTCGATCGGTTTCTCTCGCGCTACGGTGACCTCGTCTCGCACCTCCACGTCCACGACGTTCGAAGTCGCGGCGACACCCACCTCCCGATCGGTGCCGGTGAGATCGACTACGGAATCGTGACCGAACACCTGGCAGGCTTCGACGGAACCGTCGCCGTCGAGGTGTTCACCGACGACGTCCCGCTGTTGCGAGATACGGCACGACGTGCTGTGGCCGCTCTCGAGGACCGTTCGTAA
- a CDS encoding vitamin K epoxide reductase family protein encodes MSTETPISMAFDYEWEYSPRVSALFGLFTIVAVLGWLVTVALTAIHLFAIPAIPSDAPVPGSIEVITSQWAYVFGVPLATLGGFYYLTTIGLALWWFDTRHPLLIKILTPITASGVAFSAYFVYLQLGVIGEICPFCMVSAGATVILFALELVILRQSTTPPLSSMGGDLSRVLGSTNYAVVLVPVLMGLVTIAALFMVPLLPLPEMVPFA; translated from the coding sequence ATGAGTACTGAAACACCAATCTCGATGGCGTTCGATTACGAGTGGGAGTATTCTCCACGGGTGTCGGCGTTATTTGGTCTGTTTACGATCGTTGCGGTTCTGGGGTGGTTGGTCACGGTCGCGCTGACTGCGATCCACTTGTTTGCAATCCCTGCAATACCTTCGGATGCGCCGGTGCCGGGAAGTATCGAAGTGATCACGAGTCAGTGGGCGTACGTCTTCGGCGTTCCGTTGGCGACCCTCGGCGGGTTCTACTACCTGACGACGATCGGGCTCGCGCTCTGGTGGTTCGACACCCGACATCCGCTGTTGATCAAGATCCTGACGCCGATTACGGCCAGCGGCGTGGCGTTCTCGGCGTACTTCGTCTACCTGCAGCTGGGCGTCATCGGCGAGATCTGCCCGTTCTGTATGGTGTCAGCAGGAGCTACGGTCATCCTGTTCGCCCTCGAACTGGTGATCCTCCGTCAGAGTACGACGCCGCCGCTGTCGAGTATGGGTGGCGACCTCAGCCGTGTCCTCGGGAGCACGAACTACGCCGTCGTCCTCGTCCCGGTCCTGATGGGCCTGGTCACCATCGCGGCCCTGTTCATGGTGCCCCTGCTCCCGCTTCCAGAGATGGTTCCGTTCGCGTAA
- a CDS encoding ATP-binding protein — translation MPGFVNRTEELSRLYELYDSDEAELAVIFGRRRLGKTELVKQSLKECDEAVLFQAKQKTSTLQLRQFVEAVSDVYPGITRIREEWESILGYLADQDAIVVLDEFPYLVAQDESLPSVLQAMFDHELDDSSATFVLVGSSISMMEEAALLGNSPLYGRSSLKLDIRQLPFDATMEFFPENYTADEQVFTWGVFGGVPYYLEEVDPEGDLGENIQRTILSRHGTLHDEPDYVLRMELTEPTRYFSILEAIAGGSTSRNEISGATGIDYNQLSKYLNRLSRLRLVDQRVPITERKERTKRSRYRIRDQFFRFWFHFVYGSGDRYEDFGGEAYEMLIEPELADFVSDSFEDLCCSALRTLYPEYAITDVGQWWYQEHEVDVVGLTNEDVLIAGECKFQRSPLDYDAFSKLKTHVEELRWAPAGGGERKHEYALFSRSGFTSAVQEAAEKQDEVRLFTVEEVVEALKS, via the coding sequence ATGCCCGGATTCGTGAATCGAACGGAGGAACTCTCGCGCCTATACGAACTCTATGATTCAGATGAGGCGGAATTAGCAGTCATTTTCGGACGACGACGGCTCGGGAAAACTGAACTCGTCAAGCAGTCTCTCAAAGAGTGCGACGAAGCAGTCCTCTTCCAGGCGAAACAAAAAACGAGCACGCTACAACTCCGGCAATTCGTCGAGGCGGTTTCGGACGTCTACCCAGGGATCACGCGGATCCGCGAGGAGTGGGAGTCGATCCTCGGCTATCTCGCAGATCAGGATGCGATTGTCGTTCTCGACGAGTTTCCGTACTTAGTTGCACAAGACGAGAGCCTGCCCTCCGTTTTGCAGGCGATGTTCGATCACGAACTCGACGACTCCAGTGCTACGTTCGTTCTCGTCGGCTCGTCGATCAGTATGATGGAAGAAGCTGCGTTACTGGGAAATAGCCCACTATACGGCCGCTCGTCGTTGAAACTGGACATCAGACAGCTTCCGTTCGACGCGACGATGGAGTTCTTCCCGGAAAACTACACAGCGGACGAACAAGTATTCACGTGGGGAGTCTTCGGCGGTGTTCCGTACTACCTTGAAGAAGTGGATCCAGAGGGCGACCTCGGCGAGAATATCCAGCGAACAATCCTCTCGCGTCACGGGACGCTGCACGACGAACCCGACTACGTTCTCCGAATGGAGCTCACGGAACCGACGCGATACTTCTCGATCCTAGAAGCGATCGCCGGCGGAAGCACGAGCCGAAACGAAATATCCGGAGCGACGGGTATCGATTACAACCAGCTCTCGAAGTATCTGAATCGCCTCTCCCGATTGCGACTGGTAGATCAACGCGTTCCGATTACCGAACGAAAGGAACGAACCAAGCGAAGCCGCTACCGCATCCGCGACCAGTTCTTCAGATTCTGGTTCCACTTCGTCTACGGTAGCGGTGACAGATATGAAGACTTCGGAGGTGAAGCGTACGAGATGCTTATCGAGCCGGAACTCGCGGACTTTGTCAGCGACTCCTTTGAGGATCTCTGTTGTTCTGCGCTTCGCACCCTGTATCCCGAATACGCGATCACGGACGTTGGTCAATGGTGGTATCAAGAGCACGAGGTGGACGTCGTGGGTCTGACGAACGAGGACGTACTGATCGCCGGGGAGTGTAAATTCCAGCGGTCTCCGCTGGACTACGACGCGTTCTCGAAGCTTAAAACTCACGTAGAAGAACTTCGATGGGCACCAGCTGGCGGTGGAGAGCGGAAGCACGAATACGCGTTGTTCTCTCGTAGTGGGTTTACATCGGCCGTCCAGGAAGCCGCTGAGAAACAGGATGAGGTGCGGTTGTTCACCGTTGAAGAGGTGGTAGAAGCGCTGAAATCGTAA
- the fxsA gene encoding membrane protein FxsA: MLRWILALLLIPFLDAVLLAVVVSQTGVIGWTGMVLLVVLTGLIGMLLVRAEGRRTIGKIQRQLAAGSPPTDALLDGALLIAAGAFLLTPGLVTDLIGFLLVLPPTRIPIRAGIKRFVIVPYADKKTDGFTSGAVWTVGFPGGNDEPQSAWSDSSAAGQTEAYDLDEESYSVEFGDDASTRETEDDPSTR, encoded by the coding sequence ATGCTTCGCTGGATTCTGGCACTGTTGCTCATCCCCTTTCTCGACGCGGTGTTGCTGGCGGTCGTCGTCAGCCAGACCGGCGTGATCGGGTGGACGGGCATGGTGTTGCTGGTGGTGCTGACGGGTCTGATCGGTATGCTGCTCGTCCGCGCGGAGGGGAGACGCACGATCGGCAAGATCCAGCGCCAGCTCGCGGCGGGGTCACCCCCAACCGACGCGCTTCTTGACGGCGCCTTACTGATCGCTGCCGGCGCGTTCCTGCTCACGCCCGGGCTCGTTACGGACCTGATTGGCTTCCTGCTCGTGCTCCCGCCCACCCGCATCCCCATTCGCGCCGGGATCAAACGGTTCGTCATCGTCCCCTACGCGGACAAGAAGACGGATGGCTTCACGAGCGGCGCGGTCTGGACGGTCGGCTTTCCTGGGGGCAACGACGAGCCACAGTCGGCGTGGTCCGACTCGAGTGCGGCTGGACAGACTGAGGCCTACGACTTAGACGAGGAGTCTTACTCTGTCGAGTTCGGCGACGACGCGTCGACCCGTGAGACGGAGGACGACCCCTCTACCCGGTAG